A window from Macaca thibetana thibetana isolate TM-01 chromosome 7, ASM2454274v1, whole genome shotgun sequence encodes these proteins:
- the LOC126959191 gene encoding LOW QUALITY PROTEIN: olfactory receptor 49-like (The sequence of the model RefSeq protein was modified relative to this genomic sequence to represent the inferred CDS: inserted 2 bases in 1 codon), which translates to MGHYTTDPKNNEWSEVDGAATSRLSGCRASLPFTHEASEVRGAIRNRTTVTEFVLPGLSEACELQMLIFLGLLLTYPLTLLGNLLIVVITLMNRRLHMPMYYFLRNVAVLEIWFTSVIFPKVLTNILTGYKTISLPGCFLQSFLYFFLGTTEFFLLVVMSFDRYVAICNPLRYATTMCQRVCVQLVLCSWMTGFLLIIVSSFLVLQQPFCGPNIINHFFCDNFPLLELIRADTTLIELLGFVIANISLLGTLSVMATCYGHIXVLHIPLNKEKQKAFSTCSSHIVMSLFYGSCIVMYIRSGKSDQKEDRNKVVALLNTVVTPMLNPFIYTLKNKQVKQVFREQVSKLLL; encoded by the exons ATGGGGCACTACACAACTGACCCTAAAAACAATGAATGGTCTGAAGTAGATGGTGCAGCCACGTCCAGGCTCTCAGGCTGCCGAGCAAGTCTCCCCTTCACTCATGAAGCAT CAGAGGTCAGAGGAGCCATCAGGAACCGCACCACCGTCACCGAGTTTGTCCTGCCGGGGCTCTCAGAGGCCTGTGAGCTGCAGATGCTCATCTTCCTGGGGCTCCTCCTGACCTACCCCCTCACACTGCTGGGGAACCTGCTTATCGTGGTCATCACCCTCATGAACAGGCGCCTCCACATGCCCATGTACTACTTCCTCCGCAACGTTGCTGTCCTGGAGATCTGGTTCACCTCAGTCATCTTCCCCAAGGTGCTAACCAACATCCTCACAGGATACAAGACCATCTCCCTCCCAGGCTGCTTCCTGCAAAgtttcctctattttttcttgGGTACCACAGAGTTCTTCCTCCTGGTGGTGATGTCCTTTGACAGGTACGTGGCCATATGTAACCCTTTGCGTTATGCCACCACCATGTGCCAAAGGGTCTGTGTCCAGCTAGTCCTCTGCTCGTGGATGACAGGATTCCTTCTCATCATTGTTTCAAGTTTCCTCGTCCTTCAGCAGCCATTCTGTGGCCCCAACATCATTAACCATTTCTTCTGTGACAACTTTCCCCTCCTGGAACTCATTCGTGCAGACACAACTCTGATAGAGCTCCTGGGTTTTGTTATAGCCAACATCAGCTTACTGGGCACTCTGTCCGTGATGGCCACTTGCTATGGCCACAT CGTTCTGCACATCCCCTTAAACAAAGAGAAGCAGAAAGCCTTCTCCACCTGCTCCTCCCACATCGTCATGTCTCTCTTCTATGGCAGCTGCATCGTCATGTATATCCGGTCAGGCAAAAGTGACCAGAAGGAAGACAGGAACAAGGTGGTGGCATTGCTTAACACCGTGGTGACCCCGATGCTCAATCCCTTCATCTACACCCTGAAGAACAAGCAGGTGAAGCAGGTGTTTAGGGAGCAGGTGAGCAAGCTCCTCTTATAA